The following is a genomic window from Elaeis guineensis isolate ETL-2024a chromosome 10, EG11, whole genome shotgun sequence.
TTGGAACTCAAGAATTAATACATATTTCAAAGTTAATGGCTTTGTTCAATGCCCCtatgaacaagctctctatgtcaAAAAGAATGATGGAAATATATTGCTTGTCTCATTATATGTTGATGATCTTATCTTCACCGGTAATTTTACACaattgatcaaagaattcaaacaagCAATGGCGAAGGAGTTTGAAATGACTGACATAGGACTTATGTCTTATTTTCTTGGCTTAGAGGTGAATCAATTAGAAAATAGGATTTTTCTTTCCCAAGAGCATTATGCAAAGGAAGTGGTTAAAAGGTTCAAGATGGAAGAATGCAATCCTATTAGCACACCAGTGGATTGTGGTGCAAAATTATCCAAGAATGATGAAGGTAAGGTAATTGATTCTACACTCTACAGAAGCTTGGTAGGATGTTTGAGGTacttgacatgtacaagaccagatatacTATATAGTGTTGATCTGGTGAGTCGATTCATGGAGGAACCAAAATCAACCCATTGGAAGGCGGCTAAGAGAATCCTACGTTACATTCAAGGTACTCTAAGCCttggtttattctattcttattcaaATAACTTTCAATTTGAAGGCTATTCTGATAGTGATTGGGGTGGAGATATGGATGATCGAAAAAGCACTTTCGGATTTGTATTTTTTATGGGTGATACGGCATTCTCATGGATGTCAAAGAAGCAATTGATTGTTACTCTCTCAACTTGTGAAGCCAAATATATTGCAGCATCTACATGTGTTAGTCATGCAATATGGCTAAGAAACTTGCtaaaagaaattaattttgatcaaaatgaAGCTACACAAATTTATATTGATAGCAAGTCGGCAATTGCTTTGGAAAAAAATTCGATCTATCATCAAAGGAGCAAACATATAGATGTTCGCTTTCATTCAATCCGGGAGCATGTGAAGAACAAAGATGTGGAGCTTATTTATGTAAAGACTCATGATCAAATTGcggatatttttactaaaccacTTGGAGTTGATCTCTTCAACAAATTCAAAGGTCTACTTGGTATGAAGGATggaagataattaagtttaaaggggggtattgaaaataaataaacttaattGTGCTTTGGATCAAGAGATGTTTTTTTTGTATTCTCAAGACTCCTTGTTTCAAGAGAAGGTATTGGAATTAAAAAACTAAATTAATGTTATCTTGTTATTAGCAATGACTCTTGATGTTTTCTATGAAATGCACTTAGAATTCTTCTCTTTGTATAAAATCAAAGTGTCATTCATAATTATGACTCTTGGTATTttgtatagaggatagttgaaAGGTTGTAaaattatctatataaagggatgtACTTGAGTCACTTTGAATTAAGAGTGTTGAAGGAATATCAAACAAAGCTAAAGTTCTCTTCTTGCAAAAATCTCTATCCTCTTCATTTTTTAGTGAGAAATACTTCAATACTCCTCTCTTCCTCTATCCACCACAACAAAGTGGTGGACTTATTCAAGATAAGCTCTAGTTGTGGTGGATAGAGGAAGAGAGGAGTATTGAAGTATTTCTTACTAAGAAATGAAGATGATAGAGATTTTTGCAAGAAAAGAACTTTAGCTTTGTTTGATATTCTTTCAACTCTCTTCAAGAGTTGCCCAATACTAAGAATGTTGGTTTTTATATCAGGCACATAATAGACATTGGACATAAATTATTGGCTTCCATCTTTGAGTTGAATAAGTATCTTACCAATACCCTTCACTTTTACCTTAGAAGCATCTCCAAATGAAACATGACCATTCACCATTTCATCAAGTTCCATGAAAATTTCTTTATGCCCGGACATGTGGTTACTTACACCGGAGTCCAAgtaccacatattttgattggtaGCATCTCCTCCTTTTCGTGCTAGTAGAAGCACGTCATCTTTATCATCATCTTTTTTGGCATAATTTGCTTTCTCATGAACTTGATTAGATTGATTAGAGTAGCACTCAAAAGAGTAATGCCCAAACTTATTGCAATTGTAACATTGAACTTGACCTTTGTCATACCTTCGGCCTCTACCTCTTTGTCCTCTTCCTCCATGATTTTGGTTGCCTTCCTCAACATTGTTGTGGTCACCACGGCCTCTACCACGACCATAGGCTCGACCTCTACCATGACCACGTCCTCGACCATGACCACGGCTTCTTTGGCTACTTTCGCCTCTTGACTCATCCTTCTTATCATTGACGGAGAGCTTGCTTTGCAGAACTTGCTTCAATGGCTCTTGTCTTCTCTTTAGTATTCTTTGTTCATAGGCTTGAAGCGAACCCATAAGCTCATCCACCGTCATAGTGTCCAAATCTTTGGACTCTTCAATGGCCACCACAACATAATCAAATTTATGGTCCAAAGATCGTAGGATTTTCTCTACGACCTGATTGTCATCAAGTGTCTCACCATTTCTCCTCAATTGGTTTACAATGGTCAAGACTCTTGTAAAGAAATCCGAGATGGATTCGGACTCTTTCATTTGTAGGGCTTCAAATTCACCTCTAAGAGTTTGAAAGCGAATTTTCTTCACTTTCTTAATTCCTTTGTATGCATTTTGAAGAATCTCCCATGCTTCTTTAGAAGTCGTGGCCGCCGCAATCTTCTCAAAAGCCGACTCATCTATGGCTTGATAGATGAAGTAGAGAGCCTTCttatctttcttcctcttatcCCACAGGACCTCTCGTTGTTGCACCGTAAGAGTATCCGCTTCTCCAGCTTCTTCATAACCTCTTTCAACTATGTCCCAAATATCTTGAGATCCAAGCAACGCCTTCATATGGATACTCCAATTCTCATAGTTGGTGTTGGTAAGACGAGGAAGAAAAAATT
Proteins encoded in this region:
- the LOC140852225 gene encoding uncharacterized protein; this encodes MKALLGSQDIWDIVERGYEEAGEADTLTVQQREVLWDKRKKDKKALYFIYQAIDESAFEKIAAATTSKEAWEILQNAYKGIKKVKKIRFQTLRGEFEALQMKESESISDFFTRVLTIVNQLRRNGETLDDNQVVEKILRSLDHKFDYVVVAIEESKDLDTMTVDELMGSLQAYEQRILKRRQEPLKQVLQSKLSVNDKKDESRGESSQRSRGHGRGRGHGRGRAYGRGRGRGDHNNVEEGNQNHGGRGQRGRGRRYDKGQVQCYNCNKFGHYSFECYSNQSNQVHEKANYAKKDDDKDDVLLLARKGGDATNQNMWYLDSGVSNHMSGHKEIFMELDEMVNGHVSFGDASKVKVKGIGKILIQLKDGSQ